The Montipora capricornis isolate CH-2021 chromosome 3, ASM3666992v2, whole genome shotgun sequence genome window below encodes:
- the LOC138040973 gene encoding GFP-like non-fluorescent chromoprotein, protein MSVIAKQMTYKVYMSGTVNGHYFEVQGDGKGKPYEGEQTVKLTVTKGGPLPFAWDILSPLSQYGSIPFTKYPEDIPDYVKQSFPEGYTWERIMNFEDGAVCTVSNDSSIQGNCFIYNVKISGLNFPPNGPVMQKKTQGWEPNTERLFARDGMLIGNNFMALKLEGGGHYLCEFKSTYKAKKPVRMPGYHYVDRKLDVTSHNKDYTSVEQCEISIARHSLLG, encoded by the exons ATG AGTGTGATCGCTAAACAAATGACCTACAAGGTTTATATGTCAGGCACGGTCAATGGACACTACTTTGAGGTCCAAGGCGATGGAAAAGGAAAGCCTTACGA GGGGGAGCAGACAGTAAAGCTCACTGTCACCAAGGGTGGACCTCTGCCATTTGCTTGGGATATTTTATCGCCACTGTCTCAGTACGGAAGCATACCATTTACCAAGTACCCTGAAGACATCCCTGATTATGTAAAGCAGTCATTCCCTGAGGGATATACATGGGAGAGAATCATGAACTTTGAAGATGGTGCAGTGTGTACTGTGAGCAATGATTCCAG catCCAAGGCAACTGTTTCATCTACAATGTCAAAATCTCTGGTTTGAACTTTCCTCCCAATGGACCTGTTATGCAGAAGAAGACACAGGGCTGGGAACCCAACACTGAGCGTCTCTTTGCACGAGATGGAATGCTGATAGGAAACAACTTTATGGCTCTGAAGTTGGAAGGAGGTGGTCACTATTTGTGTGAATTCAAATCTACTTACAA ggCAAAGAAGCCTGTGAGGATGCCAGGGTATCACTATGTTGACCGCAAACTGGATGTAACCAGTCACAACAAGGATTACACATCTGTTGAGCAGTGTGAAATATCCATTGCACGCCACTCTTTGCTCGGTTGA
- the LOC138040972 gene encoding GFP-like non-fluorescent chromoprotein, whose product MSVIAKQMTYKVYMSGTVNGHYFEVQGDGKGKPYEGEQTVKLTVTKGGPLPFAWDILSPLSQYGSIPFTKYPEDIPDYVKQSFPEGYTWERIMNFEDGAVCTVSNDSSIQGNCFIYNVKISGLNFPPNGPVMQKKTQGWEPNTERLFGRDGMLIGNNFMALKLEGGGHYLCEFKSTYKAKKPVRMPGYHYVDRKLDVTSHNKDYTSVEQCEISIARHSLLG is encoded by the exons ATG AGTGTGATCGCTAAACAAATGACCTACAAGGTTTATATGTCAGGCACGGTCAATGGACACTACTTTGAGGTCCAAGGCGATGGAAAAGGAAAGCCTTACGA GGGGGAGCAGACAGTAAAGCTCACTGTCACCAAGGGTGGACCTCTGCCATTTGCTTGGGATATTTTATCGCCACTGTCTCAGTACGGAAGCATACCATTCACCAAGTACCCTGAAGACATCCCTGATTATGTAAAGCAGTCATTCCCTGAGGGATATACATGGGAGAGGATCATGAACTTTGAAGATGGTGCAGTGTGTACTGTCAGCAATGATTCCAG catCCAAGGCAACTGTTTCATCTACAATGTCAAAATCTCTGGTTTGAACTTTCCTCCCAATGGACCTGTTATGCAGAAGAAGACACAGGGCTGGGAACCCAACACTGAGCGTCtctttggacgagatggaatgCTGATAGGAAACAACTTTATGGCTCTGAAGTTGGAAGGAGGCGGTCACTATTTGTGTGAATTCAAATCTACTTACAA ggCAAAGAAGCCTGTGAGGATGCCAGGGTATCACTATGTTGACCGCAAACTGGATGTAACCAGTCACAACAAGGATTACACATCTGTTGAGCAGTGTGAAATATCCATTGCACGCCACTCTTTGCTCGGTTAA